CGACCGCACCCTGCTTCTGGACGGCGACGAAGGCGGCCCCGTCGGCGACCACCACGCGGCCGAAGTCGTGGCCGAGGTCGTGCCACTCGGGGTCGAGCAGCGGCTCGGGGAACCCGCCGGCGGCGCTGACCTTGCACAGCGTGGTGTTCCGGCCGACGAAGTCCAGGCCGTCGGGGCCGAGGTCGGGCTGGGCGGCCAGGTAGAGCGTGCGGCCCTCGAGGTCGCCCGGGTCGTAGGTGGGCGCGGAGACCGACGACCGGCTCTCGGTGACCCGGCGCAGGTGGCTGCCGTCGGGGCGGACCGCGTAGACGTCGGTGACCAGGTCCCGGTCGGCGCGGGCGTGCCGGGCGGAGACGAAGACCAGCTCGGTGCCCGCCGGGTGCCAGGCCACGTCGCTGTCGTCGTGGTCGCCCGAGGTCACCTGCACCGGGGGGGCCGGCTCGACCGCGTCGTCGTCACCGTCTTGCGGCAGGTCGAGGACGAAGACGTGCTGGCGGCGGTCGGTGGTGAAACCCAGGTCGTCGGCCCGGTACTTCAACGTGGTGATCAGCCGGGGCGGCTCGGCCGCGGCGTCGACGCCGTCGGCGGTGCCGTAGCGACCCGCGGCGGGCACCCGGCAGGTGTAGGCGATGTGCCGGGAGTCCGGGGACCAGACCGGCGCGCCGGCACCGAGCGGGTGGTCGGTGAGCCGACGGGCCTCGCCGCCGCCGGTGGGCAGCACGTGCAGCTGGGGTCGGCCGCCGCTCTCGGCACCGAGGAAGGCCAGCCACCGGCCGTCCGGGGAGAACCGGGGCGCGGAGTCGCGGTGGCCGTGGGTCAGCGGGCGGGCCGGCGTGCCGCCGTCGGTGGCGACGGCCCACAGCTGACTGCGGTACTCGTCGGCGTCGAGGTCCAGCCGGGTGACGGCGACGACGGCGGTGGCACCGTCCGGGGACACGGTGGCCGTGCCGGGGGTGCGGAGCAGGGCGAGGTCGGACGGCCGCATGGCGCAGACGCTAACCCAGCAGGCAGGTGCTTAGCAGGGGTCAGGGTCCTATGGTCACCCCATGACGCGACGGGTGTTCACCGGTGGACTGGTCCTCGACGGCACGGGCTCCCCCGCCGCCCCCGCGGACGTCGCGGTGCAGGACGGCCGGGTGGTGGAGGTCGGCACCGGCCTGGACGGCGACGAGACCGTGGACTGCACCGGCGCGACCGTGCTGCCGGGCCTGTTCGACTGCCACGTGCACGTGCTGATGAGCGGTGTGGACACCCTGCGCCAGCTGCAGACCCCCTACAGCCAGGTGTACTTCGAGGCGGTCCGCAACCTGCGGCGCACCCTCGCGCTGGGCATCACCTCGGTGCGCGACGCCGCCGGGGCCGACCTCGGGGTGGCCGAGGCCGTCCGCACCGGGCTGGTGCGCGGTCCGCGGATGCAGATCTCGCTGGCCATGATCAGCCAGACCGGCGGGCACGCCGACGACTGGCACGTCTGCGGCGCCGAGACGCCGCTGCTGCCGCCCACCCCCGGCCGGCCGGACGGCGTCTGCGACGGGCCCGAGGAGGTGCGCCGCACGGTGCGGCTGCTGGTCCGTGCCGGGGCCGACGTGCTCAAGGTGGCCACCAGCGGCGGTGTGCTGTCCCCGCGGGACGACCCGCGGCACGCGCACTTCCGCCCGGCCGAGCTCGCCGTGCTGGTCGAGGAGGCCACCGCCGCGGGACTGGCGGTGATGGCGCACGCCCAGGGCGCCGACGGGATCAAGAACGCCGTCCGGGCCGGGATCCGCTCGATCGAGCACGGCATCTTCCTCGACGACGAGGCCATCGAGCTCATGCTCGAGCACGGCACCTGGCTGGTGCCCACGCTGTCGGCACCCCGCGCGGTGCTGGCCGCCGTCGCCGCCGGGGCGGCGCTGCCGCAGGCCGTGATCGACAAGGCCGTCGCGGTGCAGGCCACCCACGACGAGTCGGTGGCGCGTGCCCACGCCGCCGGGGTGCGCATCGCGATGGGCACCGACTCGGGGGTGGGTCAGCACGGGGACAACCTGGGCGAGCTGCAGCTCATGGCCGACCGCGGCATGACCACCGAGGAGGTCTGGCACGCCACCACGCTGTCGGCGGCCCGGCTGATGCGGGTCGACGACGAGCTGGGCTCGCTCGAGCCGGGCAAGCGGGCCGACGTCGTCGTCCTGGACGGCGACGCCGCGGACCTCACCGGCCTGGCCGGCCGGGTGCGTGAGGTGTGGCAGGACGGCGAGCGGGTGGTGCACGGCGGCCGGGTCGCCGACCCGGCCGCCTGAGCCGTTACTGCTGGTCGCGCGCCCGGGCCGCCCGGGACTCGGCCTCGGCGCGGGCGCTGTCCTCGCCGGGCTCACCGGTGGGCTGGCCCTCGGGGTCGACCCCGGTGCCCTCGGCGGGGGGCAGCTGGCCGCGGGTCTTGAGCAGGGAGGCGACGGTGGCGATGACCAGCACGCCGAGGATGACCGCCAGCGACAGCCAGATCGGGATCTCCGGGACCGCCTCGATCGGCTCGCCGCCGTTGATGAACGGCAGCGTGTTCTCGTGCACCGCCTCGAGGACCAGCTTGACCCCGATGAAGGCCAGGATCACCGCGAGGCCGTAGGACAGGTAGACCAGCCGCTTGAGCAGCCCGCCGAGCAGGAAGTACAGCTGCCGCAGGCCCATGAGGGCGAAGACGTTGGCGGTGAAGACGATGAACGCCTCGCGGGTCAACCCGAAGATGGCCGGGATGGAGTCCAGCGCGAAGAGCAGGTCCGTCGTCCCCAGCGCGAGGAAGACCACGATCATCGGGGTGAAGAGCTTCTTGCCGCCCTTCTCCACCCGGATCTTGTTGCCGTGGAAGTCCGCCGTCATCGGCAGGACCTTCTTCAGCCGCCGGATGAGGGCGTTCTCCTCGTAGTCCTCCTCCTCGCCGTGGTTCCGCACCAGGTTGATCGCGGTGTAGACCAGGAACGCGCCGAAGATGTAGAAGACCCAGGTGAACCGCTCGATCACCGCGGCGCCGAGCAGGATGAAGATCCCGCGCAGCACCAGGGCGATGATGATCCCGACCATCAGGACCTCTTGCTGCAGCTTCCTGGGCACCTTGAAGCGGGCCATGATGATCACGAAGACGAAGAGGTTGTCCACCGACAGCGAGTACTCGGTGAGCCAGCCCGCGTAGAACTGGGTCGCGAAGTCCCCGTTGGTGACCACCAGCAGCACCAGGCCGAACAGCAGGGCCAGGGCGATGTAGAACGTCACCCAGATGCTGGCCTCCCGCACCGAGGGTTCGTGCGGACGACGGGCAACGAGGGCGAGGTCGGCCAGCAGCAGGACGGTGAGTCCCACGAACGTGCCGATCTCGAACCAGACCGGGAGCTCCACGTCCGGGCACACTACGGCGCTCGTTGGCCGGTGCACCCGGTCCCCCCGTGACGTCTACGACCAGAAGTGCCCGGGACGCCGACAGGCCCGCCGGACGACGTCCGACGGGCCTGTGCTGGGTGGTGCGGGGGTCAGCGCTGGCTGCCGCCCCCGGTGACGTTCGCTCCGCGGGCGGAGGGCGGACCGTCGGCCGGGGTGGCGTCCGGGCTGCCGTCGCGGTCGCCCGGGCCCTGGACCTGGAGGCCGTCCTTCGTGGCCCCGGGGTCGCCGGCCGTCGTGGCGTGGCCCTTGCCGGCGGCCTCGTCCTTCTTGTTCTTCCGCAGGCTGAGCACCGTGGTGACGATCAGCGTGAGCAGGATGACCAGCAGGGAGAGCCAGGTCGGGATCTCCGGGATCACGGTGATGTGCTCGCCGCCGTTGATGAAGGGCAGCTCGTTGGTGTGCAGCGCGTGGATGACCAGCTTGATGCCGATGAACCCGAGGATGACGGCGAGGCCGTAGGCCAGGTACACGAGGCGGTCGAGCAGGCCGTCGATGAGGAAGAACAGCTGACGCAGGCCGAGCAGGGAGAACGCATTGGCCGCGAAGACCAGGTAGGTCTCCTGGGTCAGACCGAAGATGGCCGGGATCGAGTCGACGGCGAAGATGATGTCCGCGGTGCCGATGGCGATCAGCGCGATGAACAACGGCGTGATGTAGCGCTTGCCGTCGATCTTCGTGGTCATCCGGTCGGAGTGGTACTCCTCGGTCGTCGGCACGGCCTTGCGGACGAGCTTGAGGATCCCGTTCTCCTTGAACTCCTCCTCCTCGTCGTGGCCGCCGCTGCGGGCCTGCACGACGGCGGTGTAGATGAGGATCGCGCCGAAGAGGTAGAAGACCCAGCTGTAGTTCTCGATGGCCGCGGCACCGATGAAGATGAAGACGGTGCGCAGGACCAGCGCGAAGGCGATGCCGAACAGCAGCACCTTCTGCTGCAGTTCCCGTGGCACGCCGAAGCTGGCCATGATCAGCACGAAGACGAACAGGTTGTCGACGCTCAGTGCCTTCTCGGTGACGTACCCGGCGAAGTACTCACCGCCGAAGGTGCCGCCGGCGAAGACCAGGACGCCGAGACCGAACAGGATCGCGATGCCGACGTAGACGGCCGACCAGGTGGCCGACTCCTTGAGCGAGGGGGCGTGCGGGGTGCGTACGTGGCCGACGAAGTCGAAGACGATCATGCCGACGATCGCAGCGACGGTGACAGCCCACACCCAGATGGGGACGTCCAACGGTGGTTCCTCCGGTGAGTCTCAGAAGTGCACCGGAGGTCTCTCCCGCCGACCCGGGGGTCGACCGACAGCGCCGGAGGTCGATGGCGACCTCGTGTTGACGACAGCTGCCGCGGGGGATACTCCCCTCCACGTGAACCCGGGTATCGGCAGCAGGTGGCGCTTGCAAACGCCAACCAGTGCCCGTGCCGGACTCGAAGACGTGAACGACCCGGCCCCGCGCGGAGTTCCGGGTCAGGCGGTGGGCTGGCTCACCGGCAGGCGGAGCCGGAAGTGCGCCCCGGCGGTGGACGGCTCGCAGGTCACGTCCCCACCGTGTGCGCGGGCGTGCCCGCGGGCGATGGGGAGGCCCAGACCCGCTCCCCCGTCCCGGCTGCGCGCGGCGTCCAGCCGGACGAGCCGTTCGAACACCCGCTCGCGGTCGGCCTCGGGCACGCCCGGCCCGTCGTCGGTCACGTCGGCCACCGCGTCGGGACCCTCCCGGTGCACCGCGACCCGGACCCGCCCGTCCGGCCCGGCCGCCCGGACGGCGTTGCGCAGCAGGTTGTCCAGCACCTGGGCCACCCGGTCGGCATCGGCGGACAGCAGCACCGGGTGACCGGTGACCTGCACCGCTCCCCCGACCCGGCCGGCGACCGCCCGGGCCACGGCGGTCAGGTCGACGTCCTGCAGCGCGAGCTCGGGCGCGGCGCCGGCGTCCAGCCGGGCGACGTCGAGCAGGTCACCGACCAGCCGCGCGGACCGGCGCAGCTCCCGCACCGCCCCGGCCAGCAGCTCCTCCCGGCGTTCCCGGGGCGGGTCGCCGCGCAGCACGGTCTCCACCGAGGCCTGGACGGCGGCCAGCGGGGTGCGCAGCTCGTGGGCGGCGTCCCCGAGCAAGTCCCGCATGCCGGCCTCGGCCCGCCGGGCCTGCCGCTCGGCACCCTCCAGCTCGTCGAGCATGTCGTCGAAGGCGGCGGCGGTGCGGCCGAGCTCGGTGTGCGGCCGGTCCGGGCGCAGCCGACGGCCCCGGTCGCCCGAGGTGATCGACCGGGCCAGCCCGGTCATCCGCCCCAGCGGCCGCAGGCCCACCCCCACCGTGCCGCTGACCAGCGCCGCGGCCAGCAGCAGGGTCACAGCGGCGGCCACGGCCAGGACCCAGCGCAGCTGGGTGACCGCGTCGGTGATGGGACTCTGGTCGGCGACCAGGGTGATCCGGGCGCCGTCGGGCAGCTCCTCCTGGAGCACGTAGGCATCGCCGGTGTCCTGCACCTGGCCCGGGTCCGGGCGCGCCGCCGGTCCGCCGGGTCCCGGACCGCCGGCAGGACCGGCCGGCGGGTCGGGGATGCCGCCGACCTCCTCGCCGTCCGCGGTCTGCAGCAGGGCCTGGACGGTGTCCCCGGTGACCGCGGCGACGACCTGCTCGTCGGTGCGCCCCTGCTCGACCAGGGTGGCCGCGATCTCGGCCCGGTCGACCAGCCGGTCCCGCAGGTCGCTGCGCAGCTGGGCACCCAGCGCCAGGTCCACGGTCACCCCGAGGACGACCAGCAGCACCGCGAGCAGGGCCAGCACCAGCAGGCTCACCCGGCGGCGCAGCGACGCCGTCGCCAGTCCGTCCCCGCTCACGTCCGGACCGTGTAGCCCAGGCCGCGGACGGTGTGCACCACCCGCGGGCCGTGCGCCTCGAGCTTGCGGCGCAGGGCGCTCACGTGGACCTCGACCAGGTTGGGGTCGTAGTCCTCGTAGCCCCACACCTGGGTGAGGATCTGGGTCTTGCTCACCGTGCGGCCCCGGGCCCCCACCAGGTAGCCCAGCAACCGCAGCTCGGTGGCGGTCAGCTCGAGCCGGTGCCCGGCGCGGGTCGCCGTCCCGGCGGGCTCGTCGACCACCAGGTCGCCCACCTCGACGGCGCCGGGCCAGGCACCCCGGCGGTTGAGCACCGCGCGCACCCGGGCGACCAGCTCGGCCATCGCGAACGGCTTGACCAGGTAGTCGTCGGCTCCGGCGGCGAAGCCGGCCAGCCGGTCGGGCACCGCGTCCCGGGCGGTGAGGACGACGATGCCGGCGTCCCCCGCCGCCCGGACGTCTCCGGCCAGCGCCAGCCCGTCCCGCCCGGGCAGCATCACGTCGAGCACGACCAGGTCCGGGCGGAACCCGGCCAGGTCGGCGGCCAGCGTCGTCCCGTCGGCCCGCCCCTCGACCAGGCAGCCCTCCTCCGCCAGCGCGGTCACCACTCCCTCCCGGATCGCGGTCTCGTCCTCGACCACGAGCACCCGGGGTCGCGCTCTCTGCTCGGTCTGCACGGCAGCGATGGTGCCCCGCGCTCCCTGAAGGTGCGCTGAAGAACCGGTCCAGGGGCACTCGCTTCAGGGTGGGTTCAGGTCCGGCGCACACGGTGGGGACCAGCGCCGCTCCTCCGAGCGGCCCCCAGCACTGGAGGAACCGTGAACCGCTCCGCTCTCCCCACCACCCGCACCCGCCGCTGGACCGCCGGGGTCGTCGGCGGCGCCGTCGCCGGTGCGGTGCTGCTCGGCGGCGGGGTCGCCCTCGCCGACGGCGGCAGCTCCACCACCGAAGCCCCCACCACCGAAGCCCCCACCACCGAGGCGCCCGCCACCGACGCCCCGGCCGCCGGTGCCCCCGCTCCGGGTGACGGCCCCGTCGGCCCCGGTGCCGACGGCGAGCGACCCACCCCGCCGGCCGACGGCGAGGCCCCGACGCCCCCCGCCGACGGCGAGGCCCCCACACCCCCGGCCGACGGCGAGGCCCCCGCGGGCGGTCCGGCCGCCGGCGGCCCGGGCGCCGAGGGCGACCGGCTGGTCGGGACCGTCACGGCGGTCTCGGACTCCGCACTCACCCTGACCGACGACACCGGCGAGACCCACGAGCTCACCCTGACCGACGACACCCGCATCGGCGGCGGCCCCGGCGAGGAGGGGTCGGTCGCCGACCTCGCCACCGGCGACCGGGTCGAGGTCCGGGCCACCGACGGCACCGCCAGCGAGGTCCGCGAGGCCCTGGCCCACGTGGACGGCGTCGTCGTCTCCGTGGACGGCACCGACCTGACCGTGGTCACCACCCCCGGCCTGCACGTCGACGTGGACGCCGCGGCGCTGTCCGAGGTGCCCGCGGTGGGTGACGACGTGCACCTGAGCGGCACGGTCACCGACGACACCGTGGTCGCCACCGACACCGCCGTCGGGCCGCGATGACCGGCCCGCTCTGGGTCGACCTGGTCCTGCTGGCGCTCCTGGTCGCCGGCGCGGTCGCCGGCTGGCGGCGCGGGGGGCTGCGGCTGGCCGGGTCGGTGGCCGGGCTGGTCGTCGGCCTCGCCGTGGGGCTGGCCGTGGTGCCGGCACTCGCCGCCGACCTGACCGGCAGCACCGCCCGGCTCGTCGAGGTGGTCGGGGTCCTGCTGGTGGGCGCACTGGGCTCGGCACTGGGCCGTGGGCTCGGCGGCCTCCTGGCCACCGTGCTGGCCCGGCTCCACCTGTCGCTGCTGGACCGGGCGGCCGGCGCGGTCAGCGGGCTCGTGCTCGCCGCCGTGCTGGTGGGTGCCGGTCTGGCGCTGCTGTCCACCGGACCCGGCCCCGCCGGGGAGTGGCTGGCCACCGCCCGGGCCTCGCAGCTGGGGTCGGCGGCGACCGCGGTCGCGGACCAGGCGCTGACCCTGGTGCGGACGCAGGCACCGGGCCTCCCGGGCG
This sequence is a window from Geodermatophilaceae bacterium NBWT11. Protein-coding genes within it:
- a CDS encoding response regulator transcription factor; translated protein: MAAVQTEQRARPRVLVVEDETAIREGVVTALAEEGCLVEGRADGTTLAADLAGFRPDLVVLDVMLPGRDGLALAGDVRAAGDAGIVVLTARDAVPDRLAGFAAGADDYLVKPFAMAELVARVRAVLNRRGAWPGAVEVGDLVVDEPAGTATRAGHRLELTATELRLLGYLVGARGRTVSKTQILTQVWGYEDYDPNLVEVHVSALRRKLEAHGPRVVHTVRGLGYTVRT
- a CDS encoding TerC family protein, with protein sequence MELPVWFEIGTFVGLTVLLLADLALVARRPHEPSVREASIWVTFYIALALLFGLVLLVVTNGDFATQFYAGWLTEYSLSVDNLFVFVIIMARFKVPRKLQQEVLMVGIIIALVLRGIFILLGAAVIERFTWVFYIFGAFLVYTAINLVRNHGEEEDYEENALIRRLKKVLPMTADFHGNKIRVEKGGKKLFTPMIVVFLALGTTDLLFALDSIPAIFGLTREAFIVFTANVFALMGLRQLYFLLGGLLKRLVYLSYGLAVILAFIGVKLVLEAVHENTLPFINGGEPIEAVPEIPIWLSLAVILGVLVIATVASLLKTRGQLPPAEGTGVDPEGQPTGEPGEDSARAEAESRAARARDQQ
- a CDS encoding TerC family protein; protein product: MDVPIWVWAVTVAAIVGMIVFDFVGHVRTPHAPSLKESATWSAVYVGIAILFGLGVLVFAGGTFGGEYFAGYVTEKALSVDNLFVFVLIMASFGVPRELQQKVLLFGIAFALVLRTVFIFIGAAAIENYSWVFYLFGAILIYTAVVQARSGGHDEEEEFKENGILKLVRKAVPTTEEYHSDRMTTKIDGKRYITPLFIALIAIGTADIIFAVDSIPAIFGLTQETYLVFAANAFSLLGLRQLFFLIDGLLDRLVYLAYGLAVILGFIGIKLVIHALHTNELPFINGGEHITVIPEIPTWLSLLVILLTLIVTTVLSLRKNKKDEAAGKGHATTAGDPGATKDGLQVQGPGDRDGSPDATPADGPPSARGANVTGGGSQR
- a CDS encoding amidohydrolase family protein; its protein translation is MTRRVFTGGLVLDGTGSPAAPADVAVQDGRVVEVGTGLDGDETVDCTGATVLPGLFDCHVHVLMSGVDTLRQLQTPYSQVYFEAVRNLRRTLALGITSVRDAAGADLGVAEAVRTGLVRGPRMQISLAMISQTGGHADDWHVCGAETPLLPPTPGRPDGVCDGPEEVRRTVRLLVRAGADVLKVATSGGVLSPRDDPRHAHFRPAELAVLVEEATAAGLAVMAHAQGADGIKNAVRAGIRSIEHGIFLDDEAIELMLEHGTWLVPTLSAPRAVLAAVAAGAALPQAVIDKAVAVQATHDESVARAHAAGVRIAMGTDSGVGQHGDNLGELQLMADRGMTTEEVWHATTLSAARLMRVDDELGSLEPGKRADVVVLDGDAADLTGLAGRVREVWQDGERVVHGGRVADPAA
- a CDS encoding HAMP domain-containing histidine kinase, whose amino-acid sequence is MSGDGLATASLRRRVSLLVLALLAVLLVVLGVTVDLALGAQLRSDLRDRLVDRAEIAATLVEQGRTDEQVVAAVTGDTVQALLQTADGEEVGGIPDPPAGPAGGPGPGGPAARPDPGQVQDTGDAYVLQEELPDGARITLVADQSPITDAVTQLRWVLAVAAAVTLLLAAALVSGTVGVGLRPLGRMTGLARSITSGDRGRRLRPDRPHTELGRTAAAFDDMLDELEGAERQARRAEAGMRDLLGDAAHELRTPLAAVQASVETVLRGDPPRERREELLAGAVRELRRSARLVGDLLDVARLDAGAAPELALQDVDLTAVARAVAGRVGGAVQVTGHPVLLSADADRVAQVLDNLLRNAVRAAGPDGRVRVAVHREGPDAVADVTDDGPGVPEADRERVFERLVRLDAARSRDGGAGLGLPIARGHARAHGGDVTCEPSTAGAHFRLRLPVSQPTA